Within Desulfocurvus vexinensis DSM 17965, the genomic segment CGGTGCGCACCTCGTTGATCTTGTCCACGAAGCCGCGCACGTTCTCCAGGATGGCCGCGTCGTCGTTGGCGACGGTGATGACCGAGGTGCCGGGGTCCTTGACGGTGAAGGTCAGGCCTTCCACCACGTCGGCCACGGTGTTGGAGGTGGAGTCGATGGCCAGTCCGTCCACGGTGAACTGGGCGTTCTGGGCGGTCTGGGTGTTGGTCCAGCTGGCGGCGCCGAAGCCCGCCAGGGTCGTGCCCGCGCCGATGTCCACGGTGTTGTCGGCGCCCATGTCCAGGCCGCGCACCTGCAGGTGGTAGGTCGAGCCGTTGTAGACGATGCTGGCGCGCACCCCGGGGTTGTCGGGGTCCTTGTTGATCTGGTTGACCAGGGCTTCCAGGGTCGTGCCCGCGGCCACGTCGATGGACATGGTCTGGGGGGAGGCGGTGCCGTAGGTCAGCTCCAGCACGCCATCGGCCCCGGCGACGCTGGCGGTCTTGCTGGCGAAGCCGGTGGCCAGGTTGGTCTGGATGTCGGTCCTGGCGATCTGGGTCACGACCACGGTGTGCGTGGCGCTGACGGCGGTGCTGGAGGCCGTGGCGGTGGCCACGGTGGCGTTGGACGCGCCCACGTTCTTGATGAAGAACTCGTCCATGGTGTCCATGCCCTGCATGTGCGTCTTGAGCCCCAGGAGCATGGTGTTGAGCTCCTTGAAGGCGATCTGCTTGTTTTCCCAGTCGGTGCGCCAGGTGATGAGCCGCTGCTTGTGCACGCTCTGGGCCTGGACCATGGCATCGATGATGGAGTCGAAGTCCGTGCCGTTGCCAAGGCCGGTGAAGTGGATCGCTCCTGAGCTGAGATAGTCGCCGGGCATGTCGCGTCGCTCCTCACGTGCAAAAAATTCCTGGCCAGAGGTCGCCGCCCAGGCGGCTGCAAGGTTGGTGCCAGGAAACAGCCAGCCGGGCCGCGCCGGAGGGGCGCGGCCCGGGCAGGCGGCCCGGGGCGGGGCGCAGGGGGCCCCGGGCGGCTAGCCGCCGAGCAGCTGCATGGCCAGACGCGGCAGGCTGTTGGCTTGGGCCAGCATGGCCACCGCGGACTGGGTCAGGATCTGCTGGCGCACGAATTCGGTCATCTCCAGGGCCACGTCCGCGTCGGAGATGCGCGACTCCGAGGCCTGGAGGTTCTCGGCCTGGACCTCCAGGTTGGTGATGGTGTTCTCCAGCCTGTTTTGCAGCGCGCCGAGGCTGGCCCGGATGTTGTCCTTGGAGACGATGGCCTCGTTGAGGGCGTCCAGGGCGTTCTGCGCGGCGGACTGGGTGGAGATGGAGTAGCCTGCGCCCGCCGGGGCCTGGTTGCCCACGCCCAGGGCCGAGGCCGTGGCCGTGTTGATCTGGATGTAGTAGTAGTCCTCCGAGCAGTCGTTGCCCGTGCCGAAGTGGATCTTCATCTTGCCCGTGGGCATGATCCCCGAGCCGTCGTGCGTGCTCCCGGAGAGGTTGCCGTTGAGCAGGTAGATGCCGTTGAAGTCCGTGGCGTTGGCGATACGGGTGATTTCCGAGGCCATGGCCTGGTACTCGGAGTCGATGAGCAGGCGCTGGTCGGAGTTGTACGTTCCCGTGGCCGCCTGTTCCGCCAGCTCCTTCATGCGGATCAGCTTCTCGTCGATGACGCCCAGGGCGCCGTCGGCGGTCTGGAGCAGCGAGATGGCGTCGTTGGCGTTGCGGGCGCCCTGGTGCAGGGCCGCGATTTCCGAACGCATGATTTCGCGCACGGCCATGCCCGCCGCGTCGTCGGCGGCGGTGCCGATGCGCAGCCCGGACGACAGCCGGCGGACCGACGTGCCGAGCGCCCCGAAGGAGTTGCTCAGGTTCCTGGCGGCGTTGATCGCCATCAGGTTTGTGTTGATGACCAGAGACATGCCACTTTCCTCCATGAAAGTCTGTTCTCTGCGCCCGGCGTCCCTGCCGGGTTATGCATAAGGCCCACGGGGCGCCGCCTGGCTGTCCTTGCCGGGCTGTGTCCGCGTGTTGCAGGTCTCATCGGCGGGGCGGAGGTGTGGCTTTAGGGGGCGGGTGCGATTTGGTGCGTCCTGCCCTGGGGGCGCGGGGCAGTGGGCGCAGCTGGCGCGCGGGCAGCGGGGGCGCGGGGGCCGGGGCGGAAGCGGGAAACGGCGCCAGGGGCGCGGCTGGCGGGGGGCAGGGGCCAGGGACGCGGGCGGAACGGGCCGGGCTGGCGTGGGGCTCAGGCCTGCGGGGCGTCCAGGCGCGAGGTGGCCTCGTCCAGCTGGCGGCGGGCGCTGGCGGGGTCCAGGCCCCGGCTGGCGGCAATGGCCGCGAGGTTGTCCTCGGCGTCGCTGGCGCGCAGGTACAGGGGCTCGGGGGGCTCGGGGCCGAAGGCGGCGGCCTGCGCGGCGCGGGCCAGCACATGGGGCAGGGGCTGGTCGAAGCGCGTGTCGGGCAGGGCCATGCCGGGCAGGGCGGCGTCGAAGAACGCGGCGTTGTTGCGCAGCCCGCTGCCCAGGGCGCGGCAGGGCCCGGGCAGGGCCCCCAGGGCCCGGGCGGCGGCCTCCAGGCTCATGGGCGCGGGCCCGGCCAGGGGCGCGGCCTGGGGCATGGCGAAGGGCTGCATGTAGACCTGGCCCGTGCGCGAATGGGTGACGACCGCCAGGGTGCCGCCAAGCAGCGGCGCGGGCCCGGCGGCCAGCAGGGGCAGGTAGTCCAGCCCGGCCAGGGGCAGGCCCGCCGCCCGGGCCAGGCCCAGGGCCAGGGCCATGGTCATGCGCAGCCCGGTGAAGCTGCCCGGCCCGCGCACCACGGCCACCCCGGTCAGCTCCGCCGCCGTCAGGCCCAGGGCGTCCAGCAGGCCCGCCAGGGCCGGGGCCGTGTGCTGCATGGCGCGCCCTCCCACGGCCAGCTCCTGGGCGGCGAGCACGGCGCCGTCCTGGGCCAGCACGAGCTGGAGGCGCTCCTCGGCGCCGCACAGCACCAGGGCCGGGCGCAGCTCGGGAGTCTGGGGGCGTTTGCGGGCCACGGCGTCAGGACGGCGCGGTGAACAGCCGCAGGATGTCGTTGAAGATGGCCAGGCCCATGAGCGCCACCAGGAACACGATGCCCAGGCGCGTGGTCATGATCTGCCAGCGCTCGGGCACCGGGCGGCGGAAGATCATCTCCAGGGAGAAGAACAGGATGTGCCCGCCGTCCAGCACGGGGATGGGGAAGAGGTTGATGAGCCCCAGGTTCACGCTGATGATGGCCGTGAGCAGCAACACGCTGACGATGCCCTGCTCGGCGCCCTGGCTCACGAGCTGGGCGATCATGATCGGCCCGCCCACTGTCTCCAGGGGGATGACGCGCTCCACGATCTTGACCAGGGCCTTGAAGGTCAGCACGATGTAGCCCCAGGTGTCCCTGGCGCCCTCGATGAAGGCCGCGCCCGCGTGCATGGGCAGGGTGGCCAGCTCGCCCGCCGAGCCCACGCCGAGCATGGGCGTGGTGATGGTCTCCCCGAAGATGGAGCGCCGCTCGGACAGGCGCGGGGTCACGTCCAGGACCAGGACGGCGCCGTCGCGCTCCACGGTCAGCGCGATGGGCTGGCCCTGGTTGGCGGCGATGCGCTCGGTCATGTCGTTCCAGAAGTGCACGGTCACGCCGTCCAGGGCGGCGATGTGGTCGCCGGGCAGCACGCCCGCGGCCTCGGCGGCGCTGCCCGCCTGCACGCTGCCCACGGTGGTGGCCAGCTCGGTCTTGCCCGCCGTGGCGTAGATGCCAAACAGCACCACCCAGGCCAGCACGAAGTTGAACACCGGCCCGGCGGCGACCACGAGCATGCGGTGCAGCGGCGGGCGCAGGGCGAAGTTTTCGGCGGCGGTGAAGCCGTCGGGCTGGTCGTCCTGGGCGGACTCGCCCACCAGCTGCACGTAGCCGCCCAGGGGGATGAGCGAAAGCTGGTAGCGCGTGCGGCCTCGGTCGAAGGCCAGCAGCCGGGGCCCGAAGCCCAGGGAGAAGGTCTTGACCCCGATGCCCAGCAGCCGGGCGACCAGGAAATGGCCCAGCTCGTGGAAGAAGATCAGCGCTCCAAGAACGAGGATGACGGCGAAGGCACCTTGCATCGCGGGGGGTCTCCAGTATGCGGCCCGGCCCCGGCGGGGGCGGGGGGCGGCGTCAGGGGTTGGCGGCCCAGGCGCGGACCGTGGCGCGGGTGGCGCCGTCCAGCTCCAGGATGGCTTCCAGGCTGTCCACGGGCCGGGGCTGGTGGGCTTCCAGGGCCCGGCCCACCAGGGCGGGGATGTCCAGGAAGCCGATCTGCCCGGCCAGGAACAGTTCCACGGCCACCTCGTTGGCGGCGTTCACGGCCACGGGGTGGCTCGGGCCCGCGGCTAGGGCCTGGAAGGCGTAGGCCAGGCAAGGAAAGATATCTAATGCCGGGGCTTCGAAGGTCAAGTGCCCGGCGCGCACCAGGTCCAGCGGCTCCAGGGACAGCGCGGCCCGCTCGGGCCAGCACAGGGCGTAGGCGATGGCGATGCGCATGTCCGGCGGGCCGAGGTGCGCGAGCACCGAGCGGTCGTGGTATTCCACCAGCGAGTGGACGATGCTTTGCGGATGGACCACCACCTCGATGGCCTCCGGCCCCAGGCCGAAGAGGTGCGCGGCCTCGATGACCTCCAGGCCCTTGTTCATCAGGGTCGCCGAGTCCACGCTGATCTTGGCGCCCATGGACCAGTTGGGGTGGGCCAGGGCCTGGGCGCGGGTGACGCGGGCCAGCTCCGCGCGGCCCTTGCCCCGGAAGGGCCCGCCCGAGGCCGTGAGGATCAGGCGGCGCACATGGCGCGGGTCGTGTCCGGCCAGGGCCTGGAACAGGGCGTTGTGCTCCGAGTCCACGGGCAGGATCATGGCTCCGGAGGCGTGGCATTCCTGGCGGAACAGATGCCCGGCCAGCACCAGGGCCTCCTTGTTGGCCAGGGCGATGACCTTGCCCGCGCGGGCGGCGGCCAGGGCCGGGGGCAGCCCCGCCGCGCCTACCTGGGCCGCCAGCACCGTGTCGGCCTCTGGCAGGGTGGCCAGCTCGACGTAGGCTTCGGGGCCGACGAGGATCTCGGGGGCGTAGCCTGCGGGCAGCAGGGCGCGCAGCTCCCCGGCGGCCTCGGCGGTGAGCACCGCCAGCCGGGGCGGGCGCAGGGCAGCGGCCTGCGCGGCCAGCAGGGCGGCGTTGCGCGCCCCGGCCAGGGCCAGGACCTCGAAGCGCCCCGGATGCTCGGCCACCACGCGCAGCGCGCTGACGCCGATGGACCCGGTGCTGCCCAGGACCACCAGCCGCCTGGGGCCGCCGGGCCGGGGAACGAGGGGCGAGATGTAGCGCATGGCGGGGCCTAGTTGGCGGCGCCGCGGAAGAAGTGGAACACGGCGTCCAGCCCCGCGTAGGTGGCCACGGCCAGCAGCAGGCTGTCGATGCGGTCGAGCACGCCGCCGTGGCCGGGCAGCAGGGTGCCCGAGTCCTTGACGCCCAGGCGGCGCTTGAGGGCCGACTCGAAGAAGTCGCCGAACTGGGAGGAGACGTTCAGCCCCGCGCCCAGCAGGGCCCACATCCACCACGGCCTGCCCGCCCCGGCCCCGGCCAGCCAGAATTCGTCCACCGCCCCGGCCAGCAGGCAGACGCCCACGCTGGTGGTCATTCCGCCCAGGCTGCCCGCCCAGGTCTTCTTGGGGCTGACCCGGGGCCAGATCTTCGGGCCGCCGATGAGCGACCCGGCGTAGAAGGCCCCGGTGTCCGAGGCGAATGTCGCCAGCAGCACCAGGATGATCTCCATGCGCTCGAAGCCCAGCAGGAACTGGAGCATCACCGGCAGGTAGAGCAGGCCCGTGAGCAGCACCGAGGCCCGGCCGTAGGAGGACTCCTCGCCCTGGTCCTCGGGGCGCTCGGCGTAGCGGCACAGGAACCACAGGTTGCAGACCCAGAAGGCGCCGATGAGCGCGCCCAGGATCATCCAGGGCTGCCCGGTCTTGCCGGCGTAGAGGATGAGCACGCCCAGGGCCAGGCCCGCCGCCTTGAGCGGGGCGTGGCGCCCGCCGCTCCAGAACATGCTGTAGAACTCCCACAGCCCCGCGCTGGACAGCGCCGCCAGCAGGACGAACTCGGGCCAGCCCCGCAGGGTGATGGCCAGGGCCAGCAGCGGCAGCAGGATGAGCGCCGTGGTCACGCGTTTCTTGTGCGAGTCGGACAGGGGCATGGTTGCGGGCGCCTCGTCAGGGGGTTGGGCCGATCTGTTCGGCGGTCTTGCCGAAGCGGCGCTTGCGCGTGGCGTAGTCGGCCAGGGCCTTGTCCAGCTCGGCGGCGTCGAAGTCGGGCCACAGGGTCGGGGTGAAATACAGCTCGGAATACGCGCACTGGAACAGCAGGTAGTTGGACAGCCGCAGCTCGCCGCTGGTGCGGATGATCAGGTCCGGGTCGGGCTGGCCTGCGGTGTAGAGGCGCTCGGCCAGGGCCTGTTCGGTGATCTGGGCGGGGGCCAGGCCGTCCTGGACCATGCGCCGGGCGGCGCGCACGATCTCGTCGCGCCCGGAGTAGTTCAGGGCCAGGTTGAGGACCATGGCCCGGCCCTTGGCCGTGCGGGCCACGGTGTGGGCCAGGGCCTTGCGCGTGAGCAGCGGCAGGGCGTCCATGTCGCCCAGCACGTTCAGGCGGATGTCCTGGGCCAGCAGGGTGTCCAGCTCCTTGTCCAGGAAGCGGCGCATCAGCTCGAAGAGCGACTCCACCTCGTCCTTGGGGCGGCCCCAGTTCTCGCGCGAGAAGGCGTACAGGGTGACGTGGCCGATGCCCAGCTCGCGGCAGCGGGCGACGAAGGCCCGCGCGGCGGTGGTTCCGGCGGTGTGGCCCTGGCTGCGGGTCAGGCCCCGGGCCTGGGCCCAGCGGCCGTTGCCGTCCATGATGACGGCCAGATGCCGGGGAAGTTCTGTGGGGTGCAGGGGCGGCTCCATTGGGGGTCGGCCCGGCGGGCCCGGGCCCCGGCGGGCGTCGGGGCGCGGGCCTCGCGCGGGGGGAGGCTAGAGTTCCATGACTTCCTTTTCCTTGGCGTCCAGGGCCTTGTCCGCCTCGGCGATCAGGTCGTCGGTGATCTTCTGGATGTCGGCCTGCCCGGTGCGCAGGTCGTCCTCGGTGATGGCCTTGTCCTTCTGGAGCTTTTTCAGCTGGTCGTTGGCGTCGCGGCGGATGTTGCGCATGGCCACGCGGCAGTCCTCGGTGTACTTCTTGGCGACCTTGACCAGATCCTTGCGGCGCTCCTCGGTGAGCGGGGGGATGTTGATGCGGATGATCTTGCCGTCGTTGACCGGGGTCAGGCCCAGGTCGGACTTCATGATGGCCTTCTCGATGGCCGAGAAGGCCCCGCGGTCCCAGGGCTGGATGGTCAGGCTGCGGCTCTCGGGCACGGAGATGGAGGCGATCTGCTTGAGGGGCGTGGGCGTGCCGTAGTAGTCCACGCTGATGTCCTCGACCAGCGACGGGGTGGCGCGGCCGGTGCGCAGCTTGGCGAAATCGTGCTCCAGGGCCGCCAGGGCCTTCTTCATGCGCTGCCTGGAATCGTCGAGAACGGACTGCATCTATTCTCCTCCTTGCACGGTGGTCCCGACGTCTTCGCCGGTGACGACCTTCTTGATGTTGCCGCTGCCAAACAGGTTGAACACGCAGATGGGCATCTGGTTGTCCATGGCCAGGGAGATGGCGGTGGAATCCATCACCTGCAGCCGCCTGCTCAGCACGTCGATGTACGTCAGGTTCCTGAACAGCGTCGCGTCGGCGTGCTTCTCCGGGTCCTTGTCGTACACGCCGTCCACCTTGGTGGCCTTGAGGATGGCCTCGCAGTGCAGCTCGGCGGCGCGCAGGGCGGCGGCGGTGTCCGTGGTGAAATACGGGTTGCCGGTGCCTGCGGCGCAGATGACCACGCGGCCCTTCTCCAGGTGGCGCACGGCGCGGCGCCGGATGTAGGGCTCGGAGACCTCGCGCATGGTGATGGCGCTCATCACGCGGGTCTGCACGCCTTCCTTCTCCAGCCCGTCCTGCACGGCCAGGGCGTTCATCACCGTGGCCAGCATGCCCATGTAGTCGCCCTGGGCGCGGTCCATGCCCTTGGCGCTGGCGGCCATGCCGCGGAAGATGTTGCCCCCGCCGATGACCAGCGCCACCTGCAGGCCCATGCGCACGACCTCGGCGATCTCCTTGGAGAACGCGCTGACGGATTCGGGGTCTATACCGAATTTTTTCGTGCCCGCCAATGCCTCGCCGGAGAGCTTGAGCAGCACCCTGGAGAAACGCAGTTCGCTCATTGTCATTGCCTCGTGCTGTTTTGTTGGGCCCGGGCGCACCCCGCCGGGC encodes:
- the fliD gene encoding flagellar filament capping protein FliD, yielding MPGDYLSSGAIHFTGLGNGTDFDSIIDAMVQAQSVHKQRLITWRTDWENKQIAFKELNTMLLGLKTHMQGMDTMDEFFIKNVGASNATVATATASSTAVSATHTVVVTQIARTDIQTNLATGFASKTASVAGADGVLELTYGTASPQTMSIDVAAGTTLEALVNQINKDPDNPGVRASIVYNGSTYHLQVRGLDMGADNTVDIGAGTTLAGFGAASWTNTQTAQNAQFTVDGLAIDSTSNTVADVVEGLTFTVKDPGTSVITVANDDAAILENVRGFVDKINEVRTALINLTKFNEQTQQGSLLTGNYGVQIISSQLKEITAGKGLGFDYDDDVISTLGQIGITTDAEEGSPTRGLLLLDETKFKKALTDHPDEVASLFSVSYDGSTDSPDFLYAGHITGMTKAGSYAVEYTTNGSGAIVSATIGGYAATISGTTLTGPANTPVAGLSISAVNTTASSTFSGEIHLKLGKAGEITEKLTNLTSSVSGPLHILQKNYQTIINNINKKISYEEDRIARTESTMRMRFARLEATLSYYENMKTSLENQTKQLSSSTS
- the rseP gene encoding RIP metalloprotease RseP, with protein sequence MQGAFAVILVLGALIFFHELGHFLVARLLGIGVKTFSLGFGPRLLAFDRGRTRYQLSLIPLGGYVQLVGESAQDDQPDGFTAAENFALRPPLHRMLVVAAGPVFNFVLAWVVLFGIYATAGKTELATTVGSVQAGSAAEAAGVLPGDHIAALDGVTVHFWNDMTERIAANQGQPIALTVERDGAVLVLDVTPRLSERRSIFGETITTPMLGVGSAGELATLPMHAGAAFIEGARDTWGYIVLTFKALVKIVERVIPLETVGGPIMIAQLVSQGAEQGIVSVLLLTAIISVNLGLINLFPIPVLDGGHILFFSLEMIFRRPVPERWQIMTTRLGIVFLVALMGLAIFNDILRLFTAPS
- the pyrH gene encoding UMP kinase, with amino-acid sequence MSELRFSRVLLKLSGEALAGTKKFGIDPESVSAFSKEIAEVVRMGLQVALVIGGGNIFRGMAASAKGMDRAQGDYMGMLATVMNALAVQDGLEKEGVQTRVMSAITMREVSEPYIRRRAVRHLEKGRVVICAAGTGNPYFTTDTAAALRAAELHCEAILKATKVDGVYDKDPEKHADATLFRNLTYIDVLSRRLQVMDSTAISLAMDNQMPICVFNLFGSGNIKKVVTGEDVGTTVQGGE
- the tsaB gene encoding tRNA (adenosine(37)-N6)-threonylcarbamoyltransferase complex dimerization subunit type 1 TsaB, with amino-acid sequence MARKRPQTPELRPALVLCGAEERLQLVLAQDGAVLAAQELAVGGRAMQHTAPALAGLLDALGLTAAELTGVAVVRGPGSFTGLRMTMALALGLARAAGLPLAGLDYLPLLAAGPAPLLGGTLAVVTHSRTGQVYMQPFAMPQAAPLAGPAPMSLEAAARALGALPGPCRALGSGLRNNAAFFDAALPGMALPDTRFDQPLPHVLARAAQAAAFGPEPPEPLYLRASDAEDNLAAIAASRGLDPASARRQLDEATSRLDAPQA
- the dxr gene encoding 1-deoxy-D-xylulose-5-phosphate reductoisomerase; translated protein: MRYISPLVPRPGGPRRLVVLGSTGSIGVSALRVVAEHPGRFEVLALAGARNAALLAAQAAALRPPRLAVLTAEAAGELRALLPAGYAPEILVGPEAYVELATLPEADTVLAAQVGAAGLPPALAAARAGKVIALANKEALVLAGHLFRQECHASGAMILPVDSEHNALFQALAGHDPRHVRRLILTASGGPFRGKGRAELARVTRAQALAHPNWSMGAKISVDSATLMNKGLEVIEAAHLFGLGPEAIEVVVHPQSIVHSLVEYHDRSVLAHLGPPDMRIAIAYALCWPERAALSLEPLDLVRAGHLTFEAPALDIFPCLAYAFQALAAGPSHPVAVNAANEVAVELFLAGQIGFLDIPALVGRALEAHQPRPVDSLEAILELDGATRATVRAWAANP
- the uppS gene encoding polyprenyl diphosphate synthase, with translation MEPPLHPTELPRHLAVIMDGNGRWAQARGLTRSQGHTAGTTAARAFVARCRELGIGHVTLYAFSRENWGRPKDEVESLFELMRRFLDKELDTLLAQDIRLNVLGDMDALPLLTRKALAHTVARTAKGRAMVLNLALNYSGRDEIVRAARRMVQDGLAPAQITEQALAERLYTAGQPDPDLIIRTSGELRLSNYLLFQCAYSELYFTPTLWPDFDAAELDKALADYATRKRRFGKTAEQIGPTP
- a CDS encoding flagellin; amino-acid sequence: MSLVINTNLMAINAARNLSNSFGALGTSVRRLSSGLRIGTAADDAAGMAVREIMRSEIAALHQGARNANDAISLLQTADGALGVIDEKLIRMKELAEQAATGTYNSDQRLLIDSEYQAMASEITRIANATDFNGIYLLNGNLSGSTHDGSGIMPTGKMKIHFGTGNDCSEDYYYIQINTATASALGVGNQAPAGAGYSISTQSAAQNALDALNEAIVSKDNIRASLGALQNRLENTITNLEVQAENLQASESRISDADVALEMTEFVRQQILTQSAVAMLAQANSLPRLAMQLLGG
- a CDS encoding phosphatidate cytidylyltransferase; translation: MPLSDSHKKRVTTALILLPLLALAITLRGWPEFVLLAALSSAGLWEFYSMFWSGGRHAPLKAAGLALGVLILYAGKTGQPWMILGALIGAFWVCNLWFLCRYAERPEDQGEESSYGRASVLLTGLLYLPVMLQFLLGFERMEIILVLLATFASDTGAFYAGSLIGGPKIWPRVSPKKTWAGSLGGMTTSVGVCLLAGAVDEFWLAGAGAGRPWWMWALLGAGLNVSSQFGDFFESALKRRLGVKDSGTLLPGHGGVLDRIDSLLLAVATYAGLDAVFHFFRGAAN
- the frr gene encoding ribosome recycling factor, translated to MQSVLDDSRQRMKKALAALEHDFAKLRTGRATPSLVEDISVDYYGTPTPLKQIASISVPESRSLTIQPWDRGAFSAIEKAIMKSDLGLTPVNDGKIIRINIPPLTEERRKDLVKVAKKYTEDCRVAMRNIRRDANDQLKKLQKDKAITEDDLRTGQADIQKITDDLIAEADKALDAKEKEVMEL